The DNA segment AAATTAAAAAGAAAAAGGTAAAGAATCCTCCCATAAAGGAGAAAGGTTCAAAAACAAACCTTCGCTTTCACCTTTTGCAAGAAGTTGAAGAGCAGTAGACTTCCAACGCGCCTTGTATCAGGCCTGTTTTTAGCATGTATATGCACCACTCAGCCAGCTTATGGAGTGCCTTTCATATAGCTGGCTTTATTTTGCTTTCATCGAAATACAAATAACCGGAAAAATTATTTTGAAAATTACAAATCAATCCTTTACACAGCGCACAGAGAAACCCATTTCCATGGCTGCACTAGTTATGAATGCTTCTCCATAATTATGAAATATTTCAAGAATTTCAACAAGTGAATACTCCTCTGTTACACTCCACCAGAAACCTCTTTCACCCTTCTTATAAAATTTTCCATTATTACCGCGACGACCTCCCGGTAAAGCTGAAAAGCCAATTTTATTGGTGGCCCCTACATTAGGACTTGCCCAATATGCTGATTCATTCTCCTTCAGTACGCCTCCAGCAATTTCCTCTCCTCCCAAATATTCAAACAAAGTCATCCATTCCGAAGCTGTTGGTATATGCCAACCTTTGGGGGCTAACATCCCTTTATTTACTGCATACCAATTATATAAACACCCGTAAGTCGCCAAAGTATCAACATCCTTACTATTGTTATAAATACAGTAAGCCCCTGTTTCTAGCTTAGACCATTCTGCACCATCCGCCACATAAGGAATAGCCGTACCATCGTTATAAGTGGTACTTCGCAAATTTTCTGCCATCCAGGTTTGAGTACCTATGGTTATGGTTTTATAGCTATTACCATCCTGGTCAGTCATGGTACCATAAGTAACATCATAGTCTATATCTGGTATTGGTACTTCCTCTTTTACAGGCTCAACATCTTCTTTCTCGGCTTCTTTTTTGCTTTCATCGAAATACAAATAACCCGTAAAGTCATTTTTACCATGTTGAGCGCCTAAACTTTTCATGTATGCAGCAATGGCTTCGTGTTCTTTGTAGGGCATCCAGCCCTGATGATCTTCAGAGCGCGCATAAGCAATAGCATAATCCAAAGGACTATTCCCATCCAATGCACATAAATTAATATCTGCTCCTGCAGCTACCACTGCTTTTACGGTTGCCAGATCTCCTGCAGCCATGGCATGTAAAAGAACAGTTACACCGAAGCCCTCAGTACTATCTCGTGAATTAATATCCAAACCCATATCTACCAATACGGGTATCATCTTTTCACGACCCCCACAGGCCGCCAAATGCAAAGCATTTAATTTACGACTGGTACTTACTGCATGAATATTGGCTCCTTTTTCAACCAAGTACTTAACAATCTTCACCGCCTCCCATTCTACTGCTTCTAACTCTTCTGCTGTATAATGACTTTGTCTTTTCAATGTCTCTAAAGCACCTGCTGCATTTAAAAAGGGCGTATTTGTGGGGTTTCTACCTTTGTAAATATAATCTATTTCAGCACCCCTTTCTATTAACTCTTTTATTCTTAACTCAAACGATCCTTCCCAAATCTGATTTGTTTCTATCCATAAATACGTACTAAGGTCTTCAACAGTAGAATCATCATAATTAGGACGTATTTGACTTTGACACTGGCATAGTATGCACAGATATACAAATATTGCTATAATAGATGTTTTCATATGTTTATAATTTGTTTCTTATGGTCATATGGAACTCGCCGTGATAATCATTCACCTGTGTGAGAGATCACTCTCATGGCTCGTTTCATATGATTATAATTAAATTTTTAATGACTACATGAAATTAGCCTGAATCAATCATATCCCTGTATATGAAGCAATTCCCTTAGATCGTTTCATAAGTCTAAACACAATTTTTAATGGACACATAGAACTCACAAAAACTAATCATACTCCTATACTAGAATTAATTTTCATGACTTTTTTCATGTTTCCCTATTTTTATTACACTTAAAAATTCTAATTACTGTGAACTCTCATATTTTTAGAATTTAATAGCCTCATATTTTAATATTTGTTCTTTTGTCATTAAGTCTGTGATATTAATACTATCCATACCTATTTGGGGAGTTTTCAATCCTTTTATAATTTTACGAAACTCGTCCTTATTCCTCGCGCTTTTCAAAACAGTTAAAACAGCTTCTCCCCTTTGCTCATCCGAATAATCATCCACATAATCGCTGATACCTTTTCGCATATCGTAAATCA comes from the Saccharicrinis fermentans DSM 9555 = JCM 21142 genome and includes:
- a CDS encoding FISUMP domain-containing protein; this encodes MKTSIIAIFVYLCILCQCQSQIRPNYDDSTVEDLSTYLWIETNQIWEGSFELRIKELIERGAEIDYIYKGRNPTNTPFLNAAGALETLKRQSHYTAEELEAVEWEAVKIVKYLVEKGANIHAVSTSRKLNALHLAACGGREKMIPVLVDMGLDINSRDSTEGFGVTVLLHAMAAGDLATVKAVVAAGADINLCALDGNSPLDYAIAYARSEDHQGWMPYKEHEAIAAYMKSLGAQHGKNDFTGYLYFDESKKEAEKEDVEPVKEEVPIPDIDYDVTYGTMTDQDGNSYKTITIGTQTWMAENLRSTTYNDGTAIPYVADGAEWSKLETGAYCIYNNSKDVDTLATYGCLYNWYAVNKGMLAPKGWHIPTASEWMTLFEYLGGEEIAGGVLKENESAYWASPNVGATNKIGFSALPGGRRGNNGKFYKKGERGFWWSVTEEYSLVEILEIFHNYGEAFITSAAMEMGFSVRCVKD